A part of Natator depressus isolate rNatDep1 chromosome 18, rNatDep2.hap1, whole genome shotgun sequence genomic DNA contains:
- the TNFRSF25 gene encoding tumor necrosis factor receptor superfamily member 25, which yields MESWALKAAGGFLAALLLTGSGFPLLGTPKPRAAGAASEPRRARSPADSALGLHHHPRHKRHVARNNCAADQLWYSADKICCQKCPAGTFMRAPCTSRGYDTACESCPHGTYLSFQNLERKCRKCSECHAQASQVVLKNCTATSDIECGCGAGHFRQCTDPTCRDFTCQECRRCKGRVTLQNCSEEDAQCGDCQPGFYLEGSECRACATQSPEKCGEVCGRPCGGSSQGFGLEYVLLGLMGPLFLGALVIYRKRKMLSEAAAVKDSRLQQVSACPSGTAEKPLESQGLLHLQITEASQMNGNACPVRPLGSQDTWESPAKPQDAARPLPGVLPQGSKLYDIINTVPVRRWKEFMRVLELHDGEIEVVELEFTHVRDQQYEMLKRWYQQKNATLESIFSALERMELAGCAEELRQRLQRCP from the exons ATGGAGAGCTGGGCCCTGAAGGCAGCTGGG GGCTTTctggctgcactgctgctgaccgGCAGTGGGTTCCCATTGTTGGGCACCCCGAAGCCACGAGCGGCCGGGGCTGCCAGCGAGCCCAGGAGGGCGAGGAGCCCGGCTGACTCTGCACTGGGGCTGCACCATCACCCGCGGCACAAGAGACACGTGGCTAGAAACAACTGTGCAGCTGACCAGCTCTGGTACTCAGCAGACAAAATCTGCTGCCAGAAGTGCCCGGCAG GAACGTTTATGAGGGCTCCCTGCACGAGCCGTGGCTATGACACGGCCTGCGAGAGCTGCCCGCACGGCACCTACCTCTCCTTCCAGAACCTGGAGCGGAAATGTCGAAAGTGCTCCGAGTGCCACGCACAAG CTTCCCAGGTCGTGCTGAAGAACTGCACTGCAACCAGCGACATTGAGTGCGGCTGTGGGGCCGGCCACTTCCGGCAGTGCACGGACCCGACCTGCAGAGACTTCACCTGCCAGGAATGCCGCAGGTGCAAGGGCAGGGTCACCCTTCAGAACT GTTCAGAGGAGGATGCCCAGTGTGGGGACTGCCAGCCTGGCTTCTACCTGGAGGGCAGCGAGTGCCGAGCATGTGCCAC ccagagccccgagAAGTGCGGAGAAGTGTGCGGCAGGCCATGTGGTGGCAGCAGCCAAG GCTTCGGGCTGGAGTACGTCCTGCTGGGCCTCATGGGGCCCCTCTTCCTGGGAGCGCTCGTCATCTACCGCAAGAGGAAGATGCTCA GTGAGGCCGCAGCAGTTAAAGACTCGAGGCTGCAACAG GTCTCAGCGTGTCCATCTGGCACTGCAGAAAAGCCCCTGGAGTCGCAGGGTTTGCTCCACCTTCAGATCACAGAGGCATCGCAAATGAACGGCAACGCCTGTCCAGTCAGGCCCCTCggcagccaggacacctgggagTCGCCCGCCAAGCCCCAGGACGCAGCAA GGCCCCTCCCTGGCGTTCTCCCGCAGGGCAGCAAGCTGTACGACATCATCAACACAGTGCCCGTGCGGCGCTGGAAGGAGTTCATGCGGGTGCTGGAGCTGCACGACGGCGAGATCGAGGTGGTGGAGCTGGAGTTCACCCACGTCCGGGACCAGCAGTACGAGATGCTGAAGAGGTGGTACCAGCAGAAGAACGCCACGCTGGAGTCCATCTTCTCGGCCCTGGAGCGCATGGAGCTGGCCGGCTGCGCTGAGGAGCTGAGGCAGCGGCTGCAGAGGTGCCCGTGA